The Setaria italica strain Yugu1 chromosome VIII, Setaria_italica_v2.0, whole genome shotgun sequence genome includes the window CCCTTACAGTGCTCAAGGGCATGGCAGCTACTGCAGGTGTGGTAGCTTCTATTCTTGCGACTTTGTTTTCTTCTGATTTGTTGATTCGTGAGtgcagaaaaaaaatcaattagaATATAAATATGCTATGCAACAAATGGAGCTTTGTGATTTCTCTGGTTTTGGATTCTTGGCCATTTAAATTGGTTGATCTATAGCCCATTTGTCTTGATTTGTGTGAGCCATGCCATTGATGAACCCTCTCACCCCGTGCTCCTTCAGCTCCACTGCAAACGGATCGAGTCCAAGCAATGGTGAGGGCGTGCAGCCCGCAGTAGCGCGTGCTCCAATTTTGCGGGTCGCGGCGCATCCATGCGTCGTTCTCCGATGTGTCCGTGAGTACCACCCATCTGATAAGTGGGACCTACCTGTCAGGatggatgaaaaaaaataaaagtcttgcttgctttaatattaggcAGAGATTACGGGAGTTTTATTGGGCTGCGCCTGTCACGAGGACCCACCACACCCATAGTATATCACACAACAGGGAAAACGAAAAAAAGGTTCGCGACGTGGGCTACTGCCTCTTTGTTGATGGGCCGTTTCTGATCCACATGCTATTTGTTGGGCTGTTTTTGAGCTTGCGATCGGTAACCCTACATGACTTCCGTAAGTTTTTTTAATAGATGACTTCCACTGATTGAGATCGTGCGAATAGAAGTTAATGAACACGATTGAAGTTGGCACGGGAGTAGGCAGTAGCGGCTAGGTGCTGTTGGACAATTGTCCTCATGTGGGCGGTCACAGGGATGAGTTGGTCGGAGGAATTCTATCTTGGACTTTGATCTTTGAATTCACTTATCATTTAAACTATAAATTATTTTTGAAATCAGTTTGAACCATGATGTTAGTTAGAATTTGTgcaacaaaacaagatccaatatgaatatattttatTCTTccatctttttaaaaaaatcaacatttccAACAAACTAGTTCAACACTTTTTATATACGGTTTCAACATTTAacataaaatgttgaactagttcaTTGGATTTGTTGAACTAAATTTCAACAAATGCTGAATATAGTATTTCAAAATATTGACTATATTAATTTGATATGTCAAACATACCGTCTCATAAACTTTTTAGCAATAACATTCGCATACGTGGAAAGAAAAACATACCCACCAGCTCCTCTGTTGTTGCTACACGCAATTCGTCTATATGCAGTTCACATTCGCGTGTCGGCTGCTGACTTTGCTGGCCCATCCTGCTTTGCTGCTGTTTGTGGGCAAAGCAATTGTGGGCTGAAATCAGAAAACACTCAAAAAATCAAGCGAACAGCGACTGGACCAGATAGATGGTGCGGGCTCTTAGTATTTGGGTCTGATGGGCTTTATATCTATCTAGCTTCCTGAGCGACAGCATAGGTCCCGTCCGTTCCTTcatcaaattaaaaaaagaaaagtccCGTCCGTCAAACCCTACAATCGCGGCGAAGCGGCAGGCGActgcggcggaggtggaggcgcgggcggcgaaGGAAGTGGGAGATCATGTCCCTCCGGTCCCTCGGTTACCTCCTCATCAGGAGGTTATCGCCGCGCGGGATCTGCCGCGAGCAGGCACAGGGGGAGACCCTAGGGTCGGCGTCGGGGAGCTCAGCACGCTCTCTCCACACCCTGGTGAGTCACCGTATCTCCCTGATCTCAGATcgaaaatttcttcttcaatcGCAGTGGCTCATGTTTCTCCTCCCGATACAGAGAGATCTCGAGGCTAGCAGTGGGGCTATTGGTGGATTAGTTGCCGGCGGTTTGGGTGCGTTGGTCGGAATTCTGTACTTCAAGAAAGATGAATCAGGTATGAATTGAACTCGCGTTTAGATTCCTCGTTGTTTGATCTATTTCATATGACCTAGTCATGAAACACCACGTACCTGTTCCTGGCTCCAGAGGTGATCCTGGCTCCAGAGGTGCCCGACAGGAAAGGGGACATTATCCTTGATGAAACCATCAGGGCaaagttcatggatgaagacgGCAAGTTTGCCTGGCTTGAGTACATTGATTACATGAACTGGAGAAGAAGTAATCCTGAGGTGACTGATCCAGAGGTGCTGGATAAGATGCTTCGGAGAAGATATACCGcggttgatgatgatgaggccaTAAATCAGGATAACGTGAAGATCAGGGAGCAGGAAAGCATGAGGGTTGACGAGAAAGCGATGAAGGCAAGGTTTGAGGACTGGATGAAGGAGTATGACAAAACTTATCAGAGTGAGGAAGAGAAGGTTAGGAGGTATGAAATATTTAAGAAGAATGCCATCCATGCTGACAAGGTTAATGCAGCATTCCCAAATGGTCCCCACCATGCACCTAACAATCTTGGAGACTGGACAGAGGCAGAGCTCTATAGTCTGCGCAGCCGTCAGGGTGACTTTCCCTGGGAGACCTACTTTCGTAGACTGAGCAAGGCGTATGCTGAGGGTAGGGTGGACGGCGTTCCAGGAATCGTAGATGCACATGATGAGGAGGTGCAGTGCACAGAGGCTGTGAAGCAGGTATATATCCCTAATTATCCGTACAAGTATCGTTGTTCCTTAAACAGAAATGTGCACTGCTAGCCACAATCAGTTTTATTTTCTATGGCATGTTTAGGGTGCTGGTAATTAGATCTTGTAATTCCCATGATTCTGGTTTGGTATTGGTGAAGTGGTCTTTTAATTTCCACTTATTGATATTCACTGAATTGGACATCCCTGAAGTTGCTATTGAAGTGGTAGCTAAGTA containing:
- the LOC101781846 gene encoding uncharacterized protein LOC101781846 isoform X1, which produces MSLRSLGYLLIRRLSPRGICREQAQGETLGSASGSSARSLHTLRDLEASSGAIGGLVAGGLGALVGILYFKKDESEVILAPEVPDRKGDIILDETIRAKFMDEDGKFAWLEYIDYMNWRRSNPEVTDPEVLDKMLRRRYTAVDDDEAINQDNVKIREQESMRVDEKAMKARFEDWMKEYDKTYQSEEEKVRRYEIFKKNAIHADKVNAAFPNGPHHAPNNLGDWTEAELYSLRSRQGDFPWETYFRRLSKAYAEGRVDGVPGIVDAHDEEVQCTEAVKQRFKELTARKAERDAREAERAAAKSQQDAREAKQAATKSQQDTREAEPAATKS
- the LOC101781846 gene encoding uncharacterized protein LOC101781846 isoform X2, producing the protein MSLRSLGYLLIRRLSPRGICREQAQGETLGSASGSSARSLHTLRDLEASSGAIGGLVAGGLGALVGILYFKKDESEVPDRKGDIILDETIRAKFMDEDGKFAWLEYIDYMNWRRSNPEVTDPEVLDKMLRRRYTAVDDDEAINQDNVKIREQESMRVDEKAMKARFEDWMKEYDKTYQSEEEKVRRYEIFKKNAIHADKVNAAFPNGPHHAPNNLGDWTEAELYSLRSRQGDFPWETYFRRLSKAYAEGRVDGVPGIVDAHDEEVQCTEAVKQRFKELTARKAERDAREAERAAAKSQQDAREAKQAATKSQQDTREAEPAATKS